A window from Ornithorhynchus anatinus isolate Pmale09 chromosome X4, mOrnAna1.pri.v4, whole genome shotgun sequence encodes these proteins:
- the KCNA1 gene encoding potassium voltage-gated channel subfamily A member 1: MTVMSGENADEASAAAGQPQDRASPRPAGPEDHECYERVVINVSGLRFETQLKTLAQFPHTLLGNPKKRMRYFDPLRNEYFFDRNRPSFDAILYYYQSGGRLRRPASVPLDMFSEEIKFYELGEEAMEKFREDEGFIKEEERPLPEKEYQRQVWLLFEYPESSGPARVIAIVSVLVILISIVIFCLETLPELKDQNKDLVGTPYLLGNVTVYYKSNILTDPFFIVETLCIVWFSFELVVRFFACPSKAEFFKNIMNFIDIVAIIPYFITLGTELAEQEGNQKGEQATSLAILRVIRLVRVFRIFKLSRHSKGLQILGQTLKASMRELGLLIFFLFIGVILFSSAVYFAEAEEADSHFSSIPDAFWWAVVSMTTVGYGDMYPVTIGGKIVGSLCAIAGVLTIALPVPVIVSNFNYFYHRETEGEEQAQLLHMSAPNLASDSSLSRRSSSALSKSEYMEIEDRILDRFGSYGQAELRTENCKRDSTYPSGQNRNPLTKV, encoded by the coding sequence ATGACGGTGATGTCCGGGGAGAACGCGGACGAGGCGTCGGCGGCCGCCGGCCAGCCCCAGGACCGAGCCTCCCCGCGGCCGGCGGGCCCCGAGGACCACGAGTGCTACGAGCGGGTGGTCATCAACGTGTCCGGGCTGCGCTTCGAGACGCAGCTGAAGACCCTGGCGCAGTTCCCCCACACCCTGCTGGGGAACCCCAAGAAGCGGATGCGCTACTTCGACCCCCTGCGCAACGAGTACTTCTTCGACCGCAACCGGCCCAGCTTCGACGCCATCCTCTACTACTACCAGTCGGGCGGGCGGCTGCGTCGACCGGCCAGCGTGCCCCTGGACATGTTCTCGGAGGAGATCAAGTTCTacgagctgggggaggaggccaTGGAGAAGTTCCGGGAGGACGAGGGCTTCATCAAGGAGGAAGAGCGGCCGCTGCCCGAGAAGGAGTACCAGCGCCAGGTGTGGCTGCTGTTCGAGTATCCCGAGAGCTCGGGGCCGGCCCGGGTCATCGCCATCGTGTCCGTCCTGGTCATCCTCATCTCCATCGTCATCTTCTGCCTGGAGACGCTGCCCGAGCTGAAGGACCAGAACAAGGATCTGGTGGGGACGCCCTACCTCTTGGGCAACGTCACGGTCTACTACAAGTCCAACATCCTGACGGACCCGTTCTTCATCGTGGAGACGCTGTGCATCGTCTGGTTCAGCTTCGAGCTGGTCGTGCGCTTCTTCGCCTGCCCCAGCAAGGCCGAGTTCTTCAAGAACATCATGAACTTCATCGACATCGTGGCCATCATCCCCTACTTCATCACGCTGGGCACCGAGCTGGCCGAGCAGGAGGGCAACCAGAAGGGCGAGCAGGCCACCTCCCTGGCCATCTTGAGGGTCATCCGCCTGGTCCGGGTCTTCCGCATCTTCAAGCTGTCGCGCCACTCCAAGGGCCTGCAGATCCTGGGCCAGACGCTCAAGGCGAGCATGCGCGAGCTCGGGCtgctcatcttcttcctcttcatcggCGTCATCCTCTTCTCCAGCGCCGTCTACTTTGCTGAGGCGGAAGAGGCTGACTCCCATTTCTCCAGCATCCCCGACGCTTTCTGGTGGGCCGTGGTCTCCATGACGACGGTGGGCTACGGTGACATGTACCCTGTGACAATTGGAGGTAAGATCGTGGGCTCCTTGTGTGCCATTGCTGGTGTGCTGACAATTGCCCTGCCGGTGCCTGTCATTGTATCCAATTTCAACTATTTCTACCACCGAGAAACCGAAGGGGAAGAACAGGCCCAGCTTCTGCACATGAGTGCTCCGAACTTGGCCTCAGACAGCAGCCTGAGCCGCCGCAGCTCCTCGGCCCTGAGCAAGTCCGAATACATGGAGATCGAAGACCGGATCCTCGACAGGTTCGGTTCCTACGGGCAGGCCGAACTCAGAACTGAGAACTGCAAGAGGGACAGCACTTACCCCTCCGGGCAGAATCGCAATCCTCTGACCAAGGTGTAG